The Vigna radiata var. radiata cultivar VC1973A unplaced genomic scaffold, Vradiata_ver6 scaffold_146, whole genome shotgun sequence region NNNNNNNNNNNNNNNNNNNNNNNNNNNNNNNNNNNNNNNNNNNNNNNNNNNNNNNNNNNNNNNNNNNNNNNNNNNNNNNNNNNNNNNNNNNNNNNNNNNNNNNNNNNNNNNNNNNNNNNNNNNNNNNNNNNNNNNNNNNNNNNNNNNNNNNNNNNNNNNNNNNNNNNNNNNNNNNNNNNNNNNNNNNNNNNNNNNNNNNNNNNNNNNNNNNNNNNNNNNNNNNNNNNNNNNNNNNNNNNNNNNNNNNNNNNNNNNNNNNNNNNNNNNNNNNNNNNNNNNNNNNNNNNNNNNNNNNNNNNNNNNNNNNNNNNNNNNNNNNNNNNNNNNNNNNNNNNNNNNNNNNNNNNNNNNNNNNNNNNNNNNNNNNNNNNNNNNNNNNNNNNNNNNNNNNNNNNNNNNNNNNNNNNNNNNNNNNNNNNNNNNNNNNNNNNNNNNNNNNNNNNNNNNNNNNNNNNNNNNNNNNNNNNNNNNNNNNNNNNNNNNNNNNNNNNNNNNNNNNNNNNNNNNNNNNNNNNNNNNNNNNNNNNNNNNNNNNNNNNNNNNNNNNNNNNNNNNNNNNNNNNNNNNNNNNNNNNNNNNNNNNNNNNNNNNNNNNNNNNNNNNNNNNNNNNNNNNNNNNNNNNNNNNNNNNNNNNNNNNNNNNNNNNNNNNNNNNNNNNNNNNNNNNNNNNNNNNNNNNNNNNNNNNNNNNNNNNNNNNNNNNNNNNNNNNNNNNNNNNNNNNNNNNNNNNNNNNNNNNNNNNNNNNNNNNNNNNNNNNNNNNNNNNNNNNNNNNNNNNNNNNNNNNNNNNNNNNNNNNNNNNNNNNNNNNNNNNNNNNNNNNNNNNNNNNNNNNNNNNNNNNNNNNNNNNNNNNNNNNNNNNNNNNNNNNNNNNNNNNNNNNNNNNNNNNNNNNNNNNNNNNNNNNNNNNNNNNNNNNNNNNNNNNNNNNNNNNNNNNNNNNNNNNNNNNNNNNNNNNNNNNNNNNNNNNNNNNNNNNNNNNNNNNNNNNNNNNNNNNNNNNNNNNNNNNNNNNNNNNNNNNNNNNNNNNNNNNNNNNNNNNNNNNNNNNNNNNNNNNNNNNNNNNNNNNNNNNNNNNNNNNNNNNNNNNNNNNNNNNNNNNNNNNNNNNNNNNNNNNNNNNNNNNNNNNNNNNNNNNNNNNNNNNNNNNNNNNNNNNNNNNNNNNNNNNNNNNNNNNNNNNNNNNNNNNNNNNNNNNNNNNNNNNNNNNNNNNNNNNNNNNNNNNNNNNNNNNNNNNNNNNNNNNNNNNNNNNNNNNNNNNNNNNNNNNNNNNNNNNNNNNNNNNNNNNNNNNNNNNNNNNNNNNNNNNNNNNNNNNNNNNNNNNNNNNNNNNNNNNNNNNNNNNNNNNNNNNNNNNNNNNNNNNNNNNNNNNNNNNNNNNNNNNNNNNNNNNNNNNNNNNNNNNNNNNNNNNNNNNNNNNNNNNNNNNNNNNNNNNNNNNNNNNNNTGATCTAATTGTTCTTCATCAAATGGTCTGATATTAGCTGCATCTTCTGCCTCATTTTGAGTTTCTTTTCCCTTGCGACTTTTTCTAGGCCTTTTGGTTGATGAAAAGGCCATTTAAGAATTTCTTGAACAAAACAATATTATGTAGAATAACAAGGTTAGTGATAACATagtattgaatatttaaaatacttagAAGCAAAGTGAAATCATTACATAATAATCATAACAATAATGTCCAATACTCATACATCCGTGATAACAAGTCATAATGACATCCAAATAGTACATGGCATAATAAAGATGTAATAGAAGTTGTTACATAATNCAGNCTAAGAATCACCGCTGCAGAACATTTGACATAATTTATTCCACCTTTTGTGAGGTGGGAGTCCCATCAACTTCTTAACACATTTGGGCTTGTCACATAAGAAGTCATAGCATTGGTCCAATTGGGATTCATCAGATATGTTCATACCAGTCAGCATATTATAAATGTTAGATTCTGTGTAAGTGTAGCTTGTGGAGCGACGTAGtatttcattcctttctttcatGGTTGTCACCTGTTCAACTACTGCATTAGAAATAACACCAAAATGAACATTTGATGAACTAAGGACATTGGTGAAACCATCCAGGCTGGTAGTGAACTTCTCAAATTGCGATTCAATAACATCCATCGTAGCTGCCTTCCTTTTCGAACCTCTTGAGGATGAAGTCCCACTGGATGGGACTGAAGGCACAGATTGAGTCCCACCTGGACTATATTCATCAACTGAGGGAGGAGGTGATGGCGGAGTAGGGTCTCTATACCCCATCCAGTCAGGCTGCTCAGGAGTGTACTCAATATTCTGATTGAGATCAACATTAACACGAGGCGTATCCCGCCCTCGACGTATTTGACGAGCGGTCCGGACACCGCTACCTGTAGCTCGATCTGCAGCCCATAACTCGACCATTAAATCGTAATGGCGAATACTATTCACCCTTCACTTTGTGGCAGTTGGCCTCGACTGCACAATAAACATGACAAATATAATTGTTCATATTATGTGATATTCAATATTGCCAAAgtctttgtatttattttaatatacctgAATGAGGTCCATCCAGACTTCGTCCTCTGCATCAAATCGCATAGTAATGGGGTTCCAAGCAAAACCGCTTAATCTAGAAAATAGGTCATGAACCTCACGCCATTTATCTTTCAAGACTTTCTGACggtttttaacattattttttgtaatggcGACATACCCAGACTCATGTAGATGATCAACAATATTAGTATACGCTTGGGATGTCCAACTCCCATCAACCCTATTACCGATTCTTGATTCCTCAATCATACAGTGCAGGAGACGTGCGTCCATATCCTCAGTCCATTTTATGAACTCTCTAGTAGGACCAGAGGACTCAGTGGCGTGTGCCTTACCTCTATTCATTTTATACCtacttgataaaaaaattagttagaAATTAAGAGTAAACATCCATAATAAATCTTCATTCTcataaatataaacaacaaatagtcatacaatcaaaataaaatacaataactaAGAGTTCTGATAATCTCGCCACATATGATCTGCTATGGCATCCCTAATACTACTACCCATCCTATGATCCTCTTCCCTAACTTGAGACGATGAAACATTATGCTATTCTCTTTCAGTCAACTCATTATCAACTTCGGCAAGTAATTAGTCATCATGATCCACGCTACGAAGGAAGTTGTGTAAGATACAACATGCTAAGATAATCTCTGTCATCGTCTCCAATTCATAGGGTGGTTCAGTGCCACTTGCAATGATAGGGAATCTTTTTTTCAACACACCAAAAGTTCTTTCAATAACATTTCTCAACGATGAATGTCGATGATTAAACAACTTGCGTGCATTTTGTGGTCCTCTACGTGTATATTCCTTAAGGTGATATCTGACGCCTCTATATGGAGTCAAAACTGTGCTTTTCAACATAAATCCAGCATCACCGAGGTAGTATTTTCCTACATTTTNGGACATGTACATCTAATTAGTCANTANTCACATATATCGCTATTTANNCNNNAANATCGTAATGTGGTCACTGACCTTGGGGGATAACTAACGGATCATCTCGATCAAgagcattttttaaaattcttgaatCCGATGCAGTGCCTTCCCACCCAGCAAGGACATATGTGaatttcatgtcaaaatcaCACGCAGCGAACACATTTTGAGTTGgccaatcttttcttcctcgaaATCTCGGAGCATCAGATCTTGGAACCTTTACACGAACATGAGTACCGTCTATGGCCCCTAAACAATCCTCATAAAAATATGAAGACATGATAAGAGTCTACATTTGTTATCATAACTTAATCACACAAACTATACAACTGTTTTTAAATCGGTACCTTAAAGTACGGGTAAAATCGATTGTTGTTCAAGATATATGGTTGAACCTCATTTCTTGAGGGTTGAATGAGAAATTCAGATTCCAAACTTATAACTACAACCAACACATTGTGAAAGTGTCTGCTAACCGTCGAACCCGATCGATGGAAGAAAAAACCGACACTTCGATTCTTAACATTATGGccaattatatgaagaaattaaGCCACTTGTTGCGCCACTGTGGACCGAATGCTGTCCTTAACTAACCCAGTTGATCTTAGTCTTTCACAAAGATTAATAAATGCCTCTGGACCCATCCTAATAATGTCGTGGCACCGATTAGTGTGCACAAGATATGACATTAATTTCTCCCTACGACGATCTCTTTCTGGTAGGGAAATACTTACACTACTAGAATCACTCCATTACATTTCCAATATAGTCAATGCGTGTGCAACAATGCATAACATTGTTACCGAAGCCAAAGCAGTCGTTATTTCTAAGTGTCTTCgtataattgagataatattgaagTCTACGCCAAGCACATTATCATCTATATCTTCACGATCCAAATATGAtaaatctaattcttcttccatctatatttacttaaccaaatataaatactataattaaaatcatacattcatatattaatcAAACAAACAGTTGGTCATACATTCATACATCAtatcttaatattataaataattattatacattgttacattaaataaatattacacattaaatttcacataatacattaaataaatattatacattaattttcacataatacattattacattaaataaacataatacgtaaaaaatattcatataatcagttataaaaatacaaaaaacataatatatattcataaatctaattcttcttgcaatatatttaataaccaaatatatacaatttaacaacttcaaaaacaaaactcaaataaaCGGTACTATTAAATtgatatattcatataataatatgttaattaaatatattcatacattcatataataattatacaaaatacattaaacatGTTCAGTACAAAAACCAGACTTTCATTAGCAATGTCATACATACCTCTTGAAGACACTGATGATCCTTTGAAGCAAGATTTGAAGCAATGCTGAATACCCTTTCAACCAAGATTTGAAGCAACAATTCGACCAATACTATGTAGTAAATTAGTCACAATTCCAAAAGCAACCTGTAAAAAAATAAGCACATCAATATCTTATATCATATAATGGTTAATTATAAATTCCAAACAAAGTACAGTATCTACCTTCACAACTTACTTTAGGAAGTTGTAATTGGAGGGACTCCTTTCCACACTATAACTGAATTCATTACAAACACAAACTAATAAACATTTGTATCTCagcaaaaatataaacaaatacaatgaaaattaaatttataccaACAAATGCGTAGAACCTGCTCTTTACTGTATGATCACGTCCACAAACCTCTACAAAGATGCTAAATACTTCTGCACATGAGAAAAATTGGTGTTATTCTAACAGTTTCAGCACCTCAAAGaagaacaacaaacaaatgTCTAAGTCATAACATAATTACCTTACAAAATACTTCACCTCCCTAGACTCTGAAATGCACCTTATGCTTACAAAaaacctgcaacacatacaaatgGTTAGGCTAGGCTGCTGGAAAAAAAACCAAATGTTAAACTCCTTGTTTCTGTGTTGCTGCTGCTGCATCTACGAACCAAGTGCTGCATCAACGAACCAACCTCCACCGCCCTTCTCGTCGACACCAAAGCCACCGTCGCCAACACCACTCACACACCACTCCGAACACCACTCACAGACCAACCTCCATCAGCGCCCTTCTCGTCAACAACAGTGACGTACCACTCAACCGGAAACGACGCCGGCAGCACCCAAACACCTTCCGTCGAAGTCCTTCCACCACGGAACCGAAAACTACGCCAGGACCACCTCGAACCAGAGCGCCGAACTTGCTGGAGAAGACGGAACCGGATATGCCAAGTGCTTGCGAGAACGTCGATCCGGATCGTCGTCAATGGAAGGTGTTCGACGAGTTGGATCCGGATTCGCCACCCTTGTATCCGGATAGACCGTTAATGCAAGATCTTCAGCAACCTCGATCCGGATACGCCATGAATATATCCGGATAAACCTGGTTTGAAACTTTCACAATGCTGGAACCACGCCGTTTGCCTCTCGTTCcactttcttcttcacttcttTAACCCCTCCTTGCACGTTTGGTTGGCTGCATGGACTCCCTCATCATCATGAACACCATTCTTCCTCGTCGAACGGTCTTGGTGATGTTGGAAATGGCTTGAACCTGCAACAAACACATAAAGAATGGAAGGATAGATTACCTGGTCCACAACTGCTCACTCTCAAACAGACGCAAAGCTCCTCAAACTGAATATCTTCAAACTTGCTACCTCTTTATGTAAACACAGGATGAGTTAATACACACCAAACTTATCTACCAAGCACAGTTGTATTAATGGTGTTGTGGTCAGactttgttttcaaattcaaagatgGCAGCCAGGATTCTCTCCTTTCACGCAGTGCATTGTTTTGTCAAGCAGGGAATCTCGGCACTGCTCTGCAAAAGCTTGCTTTGTGTGACACAAAGAAATGCACGCCGAGCAGGGTCATCACATGGTAGCCACTGCAAAACTCGTGAAAGCACAGTGCATGGCTTTTGTCTTATCAAGGCATAGTGgcttaatattaatttcatgTATTATTAGGTTGCTGTTGAAAGTGTATTTTTCGTACAGGGGTATATACGTCTTTGCCCTAACAATCGCCacaaatcttctcaaatttgCGGGATGGGTTCAACAGTGCTATCCCGCAAATCAGCTGATTTATTTGATCGCAAATCAGCGCAAATCAACTGATGAGAACACGAGCTTAATCCTCCATCCGTCTTTGCAATTCTCCGTTAACAGTAAAATCAACCCAAAAGAACAAAGCgttaaagccctttctgcactagtgtaaagccctttagacgtcaATTATTGGGGGAACTAatgtctaaaccctaaacccagaaaattaaaaagtcacttttcgactccatttagacgtctgatcctgGTACTCCGACTTttaaagccctttagacgtcagttattggGAGAatcgacgtctaaaccctaaaccaaaaaatttaaaaagtcactttttgactcatttagacgtctgatctcgCCACttcgacttctaaagccctttagacgtctattattgggggaaccgacgtctaaaccctaaacccaaaaatttaaaaagtcacttttcgACTCCATTTAGATGTCTGaacccgccactccgacttctaaagccctttagacgtcagttattgggggaaccaacgtctaaaccctaaacccaaaaatttaaaaagtcactttttgactccatttagatgtctgatcccgccacttcgacttctaaagccctttagacgtctgttattgggggaactgacgtctaaaccctaaacctagaaatttaaaaagtcactttttgacttcatttagacatctgttatggggggaaccgacttctaaagccctttagacgtctgttataggggaaccgacttctaaatgtcGGCATTAAAACACTGTGATTGCGAGACAGTCTTTatgcgcactcattgttcatcatcttcgtcgCGTTTTCTCTCTATGGGTTACGCTTTTCAGGTACATTTTCTCAGTTTTGCactgttttaaattagttttactccgattacatcactctttgatgcattatctttcatttgaaccgattaaaatgcgttttgttgtgttttggtgtagttACTCTCGTGTCCTTGGGCAGCGTTCTTTGGCGacgatttcttgcgttttgtACTCTCCAATTCTCTCCACTACGTTTTTAAAAccatcatataaaaaaaatatacaatacattctcttcaactaaaatataaatgtgcAAACTCAAATCACCATTAGTCAGGAGCAACCTTAGCGATGTCGGACCTGTATGGATCGGActtctatatagacgtctgacctatataggtccgacgtctcattaacgtcacccgtatagatgTCGAACAAAAAtcagacgttaaaagcccaaaataacagacgtctaaagtcctttctacactagtgtGACAACATCAATGTGTTGTTACaatcaatgtgttgtcatccAAAAACTAAACACATCAGATATTGGGTTCAACACTCATATTGCTCTCCTTATCAACAAATACCTCAAATGCATGATTTATACTAATGATTTATCTCaacaaattaagattaaaacatTTGACACCACTTATAGGAACGAAATTGAGGTTCTAAAGATGAACCCTTGTTCCCCTTAGCCCTTGACTTGTAGGTTATTTTGGTACACCAAATAGTTTTACATTGTCTGGGAGTTGAGgccaaaggaaattaaaattctCTTCCTCCTTTAACTTGCATTAACTACctcaaatgcaatgattcatcTAACGGTATTATCTCAATGGAGTTGAGGTCAAAATAGTGACACCATATGTGAGAACAAATCCAAAGCTCCAAAGGTGACAAAAACATCTcacaatttctttctttatacttttaccaaataatttaatttgcattttaatttaatactgaattattaaatatagttgcaaaatgattttattaagaaaaacacGTTCTCGAAATATCTTTctcataatcaatttaaaaagaacTATCCTACACttgttttctttggtttttaactaaataatttaatatactttttaatttaatattgaattattaaaattagttttatgattttataaaaaaaaatgttgtcgcaatatctttttcaataatcaatttaaaatgacctttaaatttaaggataaatttaaatataattttggtttaaactcttttttgtcTCTAAGTTAAATtctgatgttcaatttagttcccgcttttaaaaatatcaacctttagttcctatgatatgaaaaatgtatcaaatctaacttagggaccaaaaaagatttaaacctatAATCTTTTTACTTAACATACTTAATTGgattgttttgatatttttataaataattataataaactaataaatttcaaaaaatatagtatttacactatgatataatttttttctctatcatttaattaaaaatcatcacaaattttttaaaccatCATCATAATAAGTTTGGGTATTTTTGTAGTAATTGTCTTAAAAACcatatcaacaaatattttttaactaatttatagTATAAGAACAACATAGATTAACaatgaataaaagttaaaactctttttgattttattgtaaaattaagaatttatgTTTTGACCATGAGATGGCGCAAAATAGGAACTAAATAAGGAAATCTTTGTCTAGGTGGTTATAACCTGCGAGGCATAAAAGCCGCATCCTAAGTCGTGTGTTGAGTGCAAAGCGAAGGCATGGCATTGACGAATTTCGTGCTGACCGCTGCGGGTGTAGGCGCCGTTGTGCTTTTGCTCAGGAGTGACGTCAAGCAATCTGCCTCCATCTTCCGCCGGAACGTCAAGCACATTCGCAACTGGCTTGAAGAAGAATCTGCTGCCTCTTCCAGGTCAGTACTTTTACTCTCTTTCttcttagttttaattaaagtttgagtttttttttcgGCTACTCATAAAAGAAAGACTGAATTGGAATTTTGGTTTTGGAGGAGCGAAATTTTATGTGATATTGAACGTCGTAAATCGTTGAGTAAACATTTTAggggttttgtttttttaagaaaacttatTGATTAGTATGAATGTGTGTTATGTGTTTTATTCCTTAATTGATGGCTAAGAGGAGAAATGAAACAGATATTTGATTTCAAGCCCCTTTTTCATTCCTTCGAAAGGCTATGTATAACCATTACAAGAAACATACAAATCAAAATCCTGATTTGTAGGAAAAGGAATCTACGAAACGAAAATAACAATCTACCAATTCTAATAACTAACTTATTCTATGGAAGGACCAAGGTAGTCGGGTGTGAAATCTTCTGCGACGAGGTCTTACGAGGAAAATCCCTTCTTGGGATATAAAAATCCCTTCTTCCGATTGCTTCACTTCTAGgccaagaaaatatttcatcagGCCTAAGTATGTCATCTCAAACTCTTTTTCCATTGCCTCTTTAAACTCCTTAATTAGCTTTGTGTTGCTTCTGGTGAATATGAGGTCGTCGACATAGAGAGCAACTACCATCATATCCTTTTTTGATTTCTTTGTGTACAAAGCATGTTCGTACGGACATTGCTCGTACCCAGTTTTCTTGAAATACCCATTAATTTTCTCATTCCATGCACGAGGAGCCTGCTTCAGTCCATAGAGGGCCTTTTTCAATCTCAGCACTTTCTTCCCATCTCCTCTCTTCATGTACCCGAGTGGTTGCTCGACGTACACCTCCTCTTTCAACACTCCATTTAGAAAGGCCGACTTCACATCCATCTGTAGAATTTGCCATTTGTTCTGAGCAACTAACGAGATCAGGAGTCGGATTGACTCCATTCTCGTGACAGGAGCAAATACTTCATCATAGTCTATCTCCTCCTTTTGTCTATAGCCCTTTACCACAAGTCGAGCCTTATAACGCTCAACCTCTCCCTCAACATTCATCTTTTTGTACACCCATTTTACTCCAATGGGTCAAGCTCCTTCAGGAAGGTCGGTCAATTTCCAAGTTTTGTTGCGTTCAATTGCTCCAATCTCCTCATCATGGCTGTTCTCCACTTCTCTTCTTAGACAACTTTCTCAAAACTCAGGTTTTCAAAGTCGGCCAGAAGACATACAACATGAACTTCATTTGTAGTGTCGTATATTTCTTGTAGACTTATCATCCTAGGCTGTCGAGGCTGTGTTTCTTCATCTAAGGACTCGGTGGTTGTTGTTGAAAGTACAAAAATCTCCGAGCTAGTTTCTTTTTCGACCAGGTTACACCAGCACCATTCCTTCGTTTCCTCCACCTAAATATCTCGACTCACCACTACTTTCTTGTTAACAGGATCAAACAATTTATATGCTTTAGAATTTTTATCATACCTGATAAATATGTACTTCTTGCTCCGATCTTCAAGTTTTGTCTTGTGCTGACTTCGTACTTGCCCATAGGCCACGCTACCGAACACCTTTAGATGAGAGACACTCGGCTTCACACCACTCCAAATCTCCTGAGGCGTCTTCTTTCCCAACTTTGCATGTGGACATCTATTTTGCACATAGACTGCGCATTGCACTGCTTCTGCCCAAAACTTCTTCAGCATACTCTTCCCTTTCAACATAGATCGAACTATGTCGAGAATGGTTCGATTCTTTTGTTCTACTACACAGTTTTGCTGCAGAGAATATGGAGCCTTTAAGAAACGCTTAATTCCATGTTTCAACATTAGATgactttgtttgtttctttctctaCCATCACTTTGAACTTCTTGAAAGTTTCAAACACTTCTGACTTCTCCTTCAGAAAGTAAACCTACGTCTTCCTTGAGAAATCATCAATGAAAGAGATGAAGTATCTCTTACCACTAAATGATTCTGGAGTTATTGGCCCACATAAGTCAGTATGGATCAGTTCAAGCTGCTTCTTTGCTCGGTACTCAGAGCTTCGCGGGAAAGAAGTCCTCGCTTGCTTTCCGATCACACATTCTTCACAGAACCTCTTTTCGAATTCCATTTTAGGCAGTCCGAGCACCATctcctttttcaccaactcGGTCAACCCTCCGAAGTGAAGATGACCGAACAtcaaatgtcacttcatggccTCGTCCTCCATATCAAGTTGCATGCATTTATCTTGAACTATTTTCAACTCAAG contains the following coding sequences:
- the LOC106780110 gene encoding uncharacterized protein LOC106780110, with translation MALTNFVLTAAGVGAVVLLLRSDVKQSASIFRRNVKHIRNWLEEESAASSRSMERSIPKELDSKVPPKGIHKEDKH